A stretch of the Filimonas lacunae genome encodes the following:
- a CDS encoding SusC/RagA family TonB-linked outer membrane protein, which yields MKKVLSFSILLPQLLFWLSANAQQVQNIAFSGKVVDDKTKTPLSGATVHITGTTHEVVTGSEGQFSFLTGQRLPVTLVISYIGYNRLEVTVTDKYTEIGLQEKADDLNEVVVTAVGIKRNTKALGYSVAEVKGKDLVQSRETNLVAALQGKVTGVQINNSGGSPGGSSSIKIRGNSSLLGNNSPLFILDGIPVDNSIQDLRSNITNGNSLATPSNRGIDINGSDVASLTILKGPAAAALYGIRASNGAVVINTKRGSALTQKKFVVSYSGSFTVDNKNRRIQPRQHKFSNGLGGSYILPGTTGSDENWGALLDTLTYSDQTSNFDKNGVIVGKSNPLSNGKPVNHYNNIDNFFVTGYTKDHNISLYGNTGNAGYYLSYGNLKQTGIIPTTDFYRQTFRFNGDFSATDKLKFAGGINYIQDGAHNRALMGGFNTNVMRALINSPDNFDITNGYAEAWKHPEAYKLPATAAKPWGDSRSYANGIGWDNPYWSLNMNPQSDETNRFITFAEANYDVNSWLKATARYGVDYYTDNRKGAFSRGTSGVATGTINDILFSRRDNNLDLLVTSQHKLSEDLHLGLVAGYNYYASYKNQVNTRGDGLTVPGNFNISNASSVQVTNQTINKKLVAGYADVKLDYRKWLFLELTGRNEWTSTLAKGKNAFFYPSVNTSFIFTDALGLKTNTFNFGKLRATYAQVGNDADPYSLLTYYTPTSISGWIQSALSFPFNGQQGLSLNSTIGNANLKPERISTWEIGTELHFFKSNTVLDVTYYHNSSKDQIIPVSLPYSTGAYNTLINAGNIVNRGLEASLQQYFVRNRKLTWSATALFSKNSSKVNYITNDIDNVSLGGIWMEARGQAGQPYGVFYGIDVARNAAGQTIIDDNPGSSNYGYPVINTVATKIGDPNPKFNLGLRNEIKSGPFTLSFLLDGRFGFDIFNAPRLQMVFNGVDASTETRGQTTVFEGVTQSKGTPNATQAVLSQAWYRKTFSVQGLYIEHDLYWLKLKDVNFTYDLPPAILKPLKISAASFTVTARNFLLKTNYTGSDPDLGTRQGLTNYSGIDFWTTPNTHSFGAALNVTF from the coding sequence ATGAAGAAGGTACTTTCTTTTAGCATCCTCCTTCCGCAGCTGCTTTTTTGGCTTTCTGCTAACGCACAACAGGTGCAGAATATAGCTTTCAGCGGAAAAGTAGTGGACGATAAAACCAAAACGCCCCTATCGGGCGCTACGGTGCATATTACCGGAACCACACACGAAGTTGTAACAGGCAGCGAAGGCCAGTTTAGTTTTTTAACCGGGCAACGGTTGCCGGTAACATTGGTAATTAGTTATATAGGCTACAATCGCCTGGAAGTAACAGTTACGGATAAGTATACAGAAATAGGCCTGCAGGAAAAAGCAGATGATTTAAATGAAGTAGTAGTAACCGCAGTAGGTATTAAACGCAACACCAAAGCCCTGGGCTACAGTGTAGCCGAAGTAAAGGGTAAAGACCTGGTGCAAAGCCGCGAAACCAATCTGGTAGCCGCCTTGCAGGGCAAGGTTACCGGCGTGCAAATTAACAACAGCGGCGGCTCGCCCGGCGGCTCTTCCAGTATTAAAATAAGGGGCAACAGCTCGTTGTTGGGCAACAACTCCCCGCTGTTTATCCTCGATGGTATTCCCGTAGATAACTCTATACAGGACTTGCGCAGCAACATCACCAATGGCAACTCCTTAGCCACCCCTTCTAACCGTGGCATTGACATTAATGGTTCGGATGTAGCCAGCCTTACCATACTCAAAGGCCCCGCAGCTGCAGCGCTCTATGGCATCCGCGCTTCTAACGGCGCTGTGGTTATTAACACCAAAAGAGGTAGCGCACTCACCCAGAAAAAGTTTGTGGTAAGCTACAGCGGCTCGTTTACCGTTGACAATAAAAACCGCCGCATACAACCCCGCCAGCACAAATTCTCCAATGGTTTAGGGGGCAGTTATATTTTACCTGGCACCACCGGATCGGACGAAAACTGGGGCGCATTGCTGGACACACTTACTTATAGTGATCAGACCAGCAATTTTGATAAAAACGGCGTAATAGTAGGTAAAAGCAATCCCCTGAGTAATGGCAAACCAGTGAACCATTACAATAACATTGACAACTTCTTTGTTACCGGTTACACCAAAGACCATAACATTAGTCTCTATGGCAATACCGGCAACGCAGGTTATTACTTATCCTATGGCAACCTCAAGCAAACCGGCATTATTCCTACTACTGATTTCTACCGCCAAACCTTCCGCTTCAATGGCGATTTCTCCGCCACAGATAAACTAAAGTTTGCCGGTGGCATCAACTATATACAGGACGGCGCACATAACCGCGCTTTAATGGGCGGCTTTAACACCAATGTAATGCGTGCGCTCATTAACTCTCCCGATAACTTTGACATTACCAATGGCTATGCAGAAGCCTGGAAGCACCCCGAAGCATACAAGCTACCCGCTACTGCTGCCAAACCCTGGGGCGATAGTCGCTCTTATGCCAATGGTATTGGATGGGATAACCCATACTGGAGTTTGAATATGAACCCCCAATCGGATGAAACCAACCGCTTTATCACCTTTGCCGAAGCCAACTACGATGTGAACAGCTGGCTGAAAGCCACTGCACGCTATGGCGTTGATTATTATACCGACAACCGCAAAGGTGCTTTCAGCCGTGGAACCTCCGGCGTAGCCACAGGCACTATTAATGATATCCTGTTTTCCCGCCGCGATAACAACCTCGACCTGTTAGTAACCTCCCAGCATAAACTCTCCGAAGACTTACACCTGGGCCTGGTAGCCGGCTATAACTATTACGCATCGTATAAAAACCAGGTAAACACCCGTGGAGATGGCTTAACCGTTCCCGGCAACTTTAATATATCCAACGCATCTTCGGTACAGGTGACCAACCAAACCATCAATAAAAAACTGGTAGCCGGTTATGCCGATGTAAAGCTGGATTACCGAAAGTGGCTGTTCCTGGAATTAACAGGCCGTAACGAATGGACCTCTACCCTTGCCAAAGGAAAAAACGCGTTCTTCTATCCTTCTGTAAACACCAGCTTCATTTTTACAGATGCATTAGGCTTAAAAACCAACACGTTTAATTTTGGTAAACTGCGCGCTACCTATGCACAGGTAGGTAATGATGCCGATCCCTATTCCTTATTAACCTACTACACGCCCACCAGCATATCCGGCTGGATTCAAAGTGCCCTCAGTTTTCCATTTAATGGTCAGCAAGGCCTTAGCTTAAACAGCACCATTGGCAATGCCAACCTGAAACCGGAAAGAATAAGCACCTGGGAAATAGGCACCGAACTGCACTTCTTTAAAAGCAACACCGTGCTGGACGTAACCTATTACCACAATAGCAGTAAAGACCAGATCATTCCCGTGTCACTGCCTTACTCCACCGGCGCTTACAACACCCTTATCAATGCCGGCAACATTGTAAACCGCGGCCTGGAAGCATCTTTACAACAATACTTTGTAAGAAACAGAAAGCTTACCTGGAGCGCAACCGCCCTGTTCTCTAAAAATAGCAGCAAGGTAAATTATATCACCAACGATATTGACAATGTAAGTCTTGGTGGTATCTGGATGGAAGCCAGGGGCCAGGCCGGGCAACCCTATGGCGTATTCTATGGCATTGATGTGGCACGCAACGCAGCCGGGCAAACTATTATAGATGACAACCCCGGCAGTAGCAACTACGGCTATCCTGTTATCAATACCGTGGCTACTAAAATTGGTGATCCTAATCCGAAATTCAACCTGGGCTTACGCAACGAAATTAAATCAGGACCGTTCACTTTGTCCTTCTTACTGGATGGCCGCTTCGGGTTTGACATCTTTAATGCGCCCCGCCTGCAAATGGTGTTTAACGGGGTAGATGCTTCTACGGAAACCAGGGGCCAGACTACCGTGTTTGAAGGCGTTACCCAAAGCAAAGGCACACCTAACGCCACACAGGCCGTATTATCACAGGCATGGTACCGCAAAACTTTTAGTGTACAGGGGCTGTATATAGAGCATGACCTGTACTGGTTAAAATTGAAAGATGTAAACTTCACTTACGATTTACCACCGGCTATATTGAAACCATTGAAAATATCTGCCGCCAGCTTTACCGTAACTGCACGCAACTTCCTGTTAAAAACCAACTATACCGGCAGTGATCCGGATTTGGGCACACGCCAGGGATTAACCAACTATTCCGGTATCGATTTCTGGACCACTCCTAACACGCACAGTTTTGGCGCAGCATTAAACGTAACCTTTTAA
- a CDS encoding DUF2004 domain-containing protein, whose protein sequence is MRSFQLPVFNQLDLDDLEEYYAGTIELDGRTVDMDLSFDETSIADPTAQIIQKLLEDLPALHQANHQAILTDYENGGSVKKYIDQHLESVEPETLADLLSETDPSLPKEKQLLSLVHLKRVGFFPEDAERFVLFDYTIGKDVTDYLIAFTLDAQGSIVELTMEP, encoded by the coding sequence ATGCGTTCATTCCAATTACCTGTTTTTAACCAGTTGGATCTTGATGACCTGGAAGAGTATTATGCCGGAACAATTGAGCTGGATGGCCGAACAGTAGATATGGATTTAAGTTTTGACGAAACATCTATTGCCGACCCCACCGCCCAGATCATCCAGAAACTACTGGAAGATTTACCAGCACTACACCAGGCCAACCACCAGGCCATATTAACGGATTATGAAAATGGCGGTAGCGTAAAAAAGTATATCGATCAGCATTTGGAATCGGTAGAACCCGAAACCCTGGCCGATCTGCTGTCTGAAACAGATCCCTCTTTACCCAAAGAAAAGCAATTACTCTCGCTGGTACATCTGAAAAGAGTAGGCTTTTTTCCGGAAGATGCCGAACGTTTTGTGCTGTTCGACTACACCATTGGTAAAGATGTAACAGACTACCTGATAGCTTTTACCTTAGACGCACAAGGCTCTATTGTGGAACTGACAATGGAACCATAG
- a CDS encoding phytoene desaturase family protein: protein MKTREKRDVDVVVVGAGPNGLAAAITLQQAGLQVLLIEGKDTIGGGMRSASFTLPGFVHDVCSAVHPLAAASPFFQTLPLTSFGLEWLYPEIAAAHPFDNGMAAALYASVGETAAQAGKDTDAYNKLMQPLANKWDKLLPALLGPFDLSHAFTLSGFGLSALQSAYGLASRHFQTPVMRGLMAGMAAHCIQPLTNKATAAVALVLLLSGHGKGWPIPKGGSQQLANALAGYFQSLGGTIETGLMVQSLSQLPSSHAVLLDVTPQQLLRIAGHQLSPLYRWQLERYRYGMGVFKMDWAIEGAVPFVAEACRKAGTVHIGNTMEEITAAELQTWKGRHVDVPFVLLAQPGVCDASRAPEGRQSVWGYCHVPAGSARDMTEAVERQVERFAPGFRDQILDRHVMSALDMEQYNPNYIGGDIGGGVQDIGQLFTRPALRLSPYRTSAKGIYICSSSTPPGGGVHGMCGYYAAQRALKDVFL, encoded by the coding sequence ATGAAAACGAGAGAAAAAAGGGATGTGGATGTGGTGGTGGTAGGGGCGGGGCCTAACGGGCTGGCTGCTGCTATTACCCTGCAGCAGGCAGGCTTGCAGGTGTTGCTGATAGAAGGTAAGGACACTATTGGCGGCGGTATGCGTTCGGCATCGTTTACCTTACCCGGTTTTGTGCATGACGTTTGTTCTGCCGTGCATCCGTTGGCTGCGGCTTCGCCTTTTTTTCAAACGCTTCCTTTAACTTCTTTTGGCCTGGAATGGCTATATCCTGAAATTGCGGCTGCACATCCTTTTGATAACGGTATGGCGGCTGCCTTATATGCTTCGGTGGGGGAAACTGCTGCACAGGCAGGTAAAGACACGGATGCTTATAATAAGCTAATGCAACCGCTGGCCAACAAATGGGATAAACTGTTGCCGGCTTTGCTGGGGCCTTTTGACCTTTCTCATGCATTTACGCTTTCCGGTTTTGGTTTATCTGCTTTGCAATCGGCTTATGGCCTGGCATCCAGACATTTTCAAACGCCTGTAATGCGTGGCCTGATGGCAGGTATGGCAGCACATTGCATACAGCCATTGACCAATAAAGCCACTGCTGCGGTGGCATTGGTATTGTTGCTGAGCGGACATGGTAAGGGCTGGCCTATACCTAAAGGCGGATCACAACAACTGGCTAATGCGCTGGCGGGGTATTTTCAGTCGCTGGGCGGTACCATTGAAACAGGGCTGATGGTGCAATCGTTAAGCCAGCTGCCTTCCAGCCATGCAGTGTTGCTGGATGTTACACCCCAACAGTTATTGCGTATTGCAGGGCATCAACTCTCGCCCTTGTATCGTTGGCAGTTAGAGCGCTACCGGTATGGAATGGGTGTATTTAAAATGGACTGGGCTATTGAGGGCGCTGTGCCTTTTGTGGCAGAAGCCTGCCGTAAAGCCGGTACGGTGCATATAGGCAATACCATGGAGGAAATTACTGCGGCCGAGCTGCAAACCTGGAAGGGAAGGCATGTGGATGTGCCTTTTGTATTACTGGCGCAGCCGGGCGTATGTGACGCTTCGCGTGCGCCGGAAGGGCGGCAAAGTGTGTGGGGATATTGTCATGTGCCGGCAGGTTCTGCCCGGGATATGACGGAAGCCGTAGAGCGGCAGGTAGAGCGTTTTGCACCAGGGTTTCGCGACCAGATACTGGACAGGCATGTAATGAGTGCGTTGGATATGGAACAGTATAACCCTAACTATATAGGTGGAGATATTGGCGGTGGGGTGCAGGACATTGGACAGTTGTTTACACGCCCTGCCTTACGTCTTTCACCTTATCGCACCAGTGCCAAGGGCATTTATATTTGCTCTTCTTCAACGCCGCCGGGTGGCGGGGTGCATGGTATGTGTGGGTATTATGCGGCGCAACGGGCTTTGAAAGATGTGTTTCTGTAA
- a CDS encoding SDR family NAD(P)-dependent oxidoreductase: MQTIKGKTALVTGASSGIGKALAYQLAQQGANLVITARSVNKLEIIATSIREKCKVTVEVITADLSLPDAAKDLVNAIAGKGIGIDILVNNAGFGKWAPFLREEESTYMQMIQLNISALVQLSWLLLPGMLKRGSGGVINIASTGAFQPCSYIAVYCASKAFVLSFSEALYGEYKSKGITVTAVCPGNTQTEFATTANAQTEGMAFASAEAVAKESLQAFIKEKNYIVTGGVGNYIQSLSARFLPRKTMINIVAGMFSKRVGAA; this comes from the coding sequence ATGCAAACAATAAAAGGCAAAACAGCATTGGTTACAGGGGCTTCATCAGGCATAGGAAAGGCATTGGCTTACCAACTGGCCCAGCAGGGCGCTAACCTGGTAATTACAGCCAGATCGGTGAATAAGCTGGAGATTATAGCAACAAGTATCCGCGAAAAATGCAAGGTAACAGTAGAGGTGATCACGGCAGACTTAAGCCTGCCGGATGCTGCTAAAGATTTGGTGAATGCAATAGCTGGCAAGGGCATTGGTATTGACATACTGGTGAATAATGCAGGCTTTGGTAAGTGGGCGCCTTTTCTTCGGGAGGAGGAGAGTACTTATATGCAGATGATACAGTTAAACATCAGCGCGCTGGTGCAGCTTTCGTGGCTGTTGTTACCTGGCATGTTGAAGCGGGGTAGTGGTGGGGTGATTAATATAGCTTCTACGGGCGCTTTTCAGCCCTGTTCGTACATTGCTGTGTACTGCGCCAGTAAAGCATTTGTACTTAGTTTCTCCGAAGCTTTATATGGCGAGTATAAAAGTAAAGGGATAACGGTTACGGCAGTGTGCCCCGGTAATACGCAAACCGAATTTGCCACTACGGCTAATGCGCAAACAGAAGGAATGGCTTTTGCATCGGCAGAAGCCGTGGCCAAAGAGAGTTTGCAGGCTTTTATAAAAGAAAAGAATTATATAGTAACCGGGGGAGTAGGGAATTATATCCAGTCTTTGTCTGCACGCTTCCTGCCGCGTAAAACCATGATCAATATAGTGGCTGGTATGTTTAGTAAAAGAGTGGGAGCGGCTTAG
- a CDS encoding Crp/Fnr family transcriptional regulator: MRYVRVGIMQNHHQKLLSLLESLVRLDASDKEMVIQYFEPVQYKAGELLVKPGGIAHYMYFINEGYLRTYSLADATEITHHINCPMGFITAYSSYTTRQPSVEYLHCITDCELLRIASEQLTALFQQNAAWAEAGRIINERVVTYNEKRSRDLVGKTAEQRYRDVIESHPDYLQNVPLQYIASFIGVKPESLSRIRRGIMK; this comes from the coding sequence ATGCGATATGTTCGCGTAGGTATTATGCAAAATCATCATCAGAAATTATTGTCGCTGCTGGAATCATTGGTGCGTTTGGATGCGTCTGATAAAGAAATGGTGATACAGTATTTTGAGCCGGTGCAGTATAAGGCAGGTGAGTTGTTGGTGAAACCCGGTGGCATAGCCCATTATATGTACTTTATTAATGAAGGGTATTTGCGTACTTATTCGCTGGCAGATGCTACAGAAATAACACATCATATCAATTGCCCCATGGGCTTTATCACGGCCTATAGCAGTTACACTACACGTCAGCCTTCTGTAGAATACCTGCATTGCATTACCGATTGTGAACTGTTGCGTATTGCTTCGGAGCAGTTGACCGCTTTGTTTCAGCAGAATGCAGCGTGGGCCGAAGCGGGGCGCATAATTAATGAACGGGTGGTAACGTATAATGAAAAACGATCGCGCGATCTGGTAGGTAAAACGGCGGAACAACGCTACCGGGATGTAATAGAATCTCATCCTGATTATCTGCAAAACGTTCCCTTACAATACATCGCTTCTTTTATTGGTGTAAAGCCGGAATCGCTGAGCCGCATACGGCGGGGAATTATGAAATAG
- a CDS encoding NADP-dependent glyceraldehyde-3-phosphate dehydrogenase: MSTTAQFADSLSALFVEESKVPEQFKVTPLHQREYLVGGEIKIWDGPVQEVYSPVYTLENGELKRKLLGSYPLGTEKEAMEALDAAVAAYNNGQGEWPTMSVSGRIACMENFVYKMIKQREEVIKLLMWEIAKSYTDSAKEFDRTVEYINATIDALKDTDRQSSRFEIKEGVVAQIRRSPLGVVLSMGPFNYPLNETFTTLIPALIMGNTILFKAPKHGVLLHSYLLRAFQESFPKGVVNTIYGRGAVITPPVMQSGKVDVLAFIGSSKVANDLKKRHPKINRLRAVLSLDAKNAAIVTQHADLAVAVSEIILGSLSFNGQRCTAIKIIFVHKSVADAFLQQLNTAVSKLKYGMPWEPGVQITPVTEADKPTYLNEVIQDATAKGAAVVNENGGATASSFVFPAVVYPVNDSMRLYHEEQFGPVLPVVPFESIQEPIDYQINSSHGMQVSIFSNDAKEVASLIDPFVNLVSRVNINSLSQRGPDAYPFTGRKDSAEGTLSIADALRAFSIRSLVTTKANDTNKKLINEIVKNHDSGFLSTDFIF, translated from the coding sequence ATGAGCACAACAGCCCAATTTGCCGATTCGTTATCGGCGTTGTTTGTTGAAGAAAGTAAAGTACCGGAGCAATTTAAAGTTACCCCACTGCACCAGCGCGAATACCTGGTAGGCGGTGAAATTAAAATCTGGGATGGCCCCGTACAGGAAGTGTATTCGCCCGTGTATACATTGGAAAACGGCGAACTGAAAAGAAAACTGTTGGGTAGCTACCCCCTGGGCACAGAAAAAGAAGCGATGGAAGCGTTGGATGCAGCCGTAGCAGCCTACAACAATGGCCAGGGCGAATGGCCCACCATGAGTGTAAGCGGACGCATTGCCTGCATGGAAAACTTCGTGTACAAAATGATTAAACAACGCGAAGAGGTGATAAAACTGCTGATGTGGGAAATTGCCAAATCGTATACCGACTCTGCCAAAGAGTTCGACCGCACCGTAGAATATATCAATGCTACTATTGATGCGTTAAAAGATACCGACCGCCAAAGCTCCCGCTTCGAAATTAAAGAAGGTGTAGTAGCACAAATAAGACGCTCGCCCCTGGGTGTAGTGTTATCTATGGGCCCCTTCAACTACCCGCTCAACGAAACTTTTACCACTTTAATACCCGCCCTTATTATGGGCAATACCATCCTGTTTAAAGCGCCCAAACACGGCGTGCTGCTGCACTCTTATTTGCTGCGTGCTTTCCAGGAGTCATTTCCCAAAGGCGTAGTAAACACCATTTATGGTCGTGGTGCAGTAATTACCCCACCCGTAATGCAAAGCGGTAAAGTAGATGTGCTGGCCTTCATCGGCTCCAGCAAGGTGGCCAACGATTTAAAAAAGCGTCACCCCAAAATCAACCGCCTGCGCGCCGTGTTAAGCCTGGATGCCAAAAACGCAGCTATCGTAACCCAGCATGCCGATCTGGCCGTTGCCGTAAGCGAAATTATCCTGGGTTCTTTATCTTTTAACGGACAACGCTGTACCGCTATTAAAATCATATTCGTGCACAAAAGCGTAGCCGATGCGTTTTTACAGCAACTGAACACCGCTGTAAGCAAACTGAAATACGGTATGCCTTGGGAGCCCGGCGTACAAATTACCCCGGTTACCGAAGCCGACAAGCCCACTTACCTAAATGAGGTAATACAGGATGCTACCGCCAAAGGTGCAGCCGTAGTGAACGAAAACGGTGGCGCCACCGCATCTTCCTTTGTATTTCCGGCAGTGGTATACCCGGTAAACGACAGCATGCGCCTATATCACGAAGAACAGTTTGGCCCGGTGCTGCCGGTGGTGCCGTTCGAGTCTATCCAGGAGCCTATCGATTACCAGATCAATTCTTCACACGGCATGCAGGTAAGCATTTTCAGCAACGATGCCAAAGAAGTAGCTTCGCTCATTGATCCGTTCGTAAACCTGGTAAGCCGCGTAAACATTAACAGCCTTAGCCAACGCGGACCAGACGCCTATCCGTTCACCGGCCGCAAAGACAGTGCAGAAGGCACCCTTTCCATTGCCGATGCATTGAGGGCATTTTCGATACGCTCATTGGTTACCACCAAGGCCAACGACACGAATAAAAAGCTGATTAACGAGATTGTTAAAAACCACGATTCCGGCTTTTTAAGCACAGATTTTATTTTTTAA
- a CDS encoding DUF2461 domain-containing protein: MAKVQLVQEDLDFLKALHKNNNREWFTDNKDRYTAAQQRVEVFAEALLQQLQLHDVIETLSGKKSMHRIYRDIRFSSDKTPYKCNWSGGFKRATRSRRGGYYYHIEPGNKSEVVGGFWAPNAPDLKRIRDEVAFDAAPLRKILQSKTFVANFGTLQGEQLKTAPKGFDKDSEGVDLLRYKQFLLRRTFTDEEVLSPSFVKLVSDTFKNMRPFFDYMSEVLTTDMNGIAL; the protein is encoded by the coding sequence ATGGCAAAGGTGCAGTTAGTGCAGGAGGACCTGGATTTTTTGAAAGCTTTACACAAGAATAACAACCGGGAATGGTTTACAGATAATAAAGACCGGTATACAGCGGCCCAGCAACGGGTGGAGGTGTTTGCTGAAGCGTTGTTGCAGCAATTGCAGCTGCATGATGTAATTGAAACCTTATCAGGCAAAAAGAGTATGCACCGTATTTACCGGGATATCCGTTTCTCTTCCGATAAAACGCCTTATAAATGTAACTGGAGCGGCGGCTTTAAACGGGCTACCAGGTCGCGGCGCGGCGGTTATTATTATCATATTGAGCCGGGTAATAAAAGTGAAGTGGTGGGCGGCTTTTGGGCGCCCAATGCGCCGGATTTAAAGCGCATTCGTGATGAGGTGGCTTTTGATGCAGCACCGCTTCGCAAAATTCTTCAAAGCAAAACCTTTGTGGCCAACTTTGGCACTTTGCAGGGCGAGCAACTGAAAACTGCGCCTAAAGGGTTTGACAAGGATAGTGAAGGAGTAGATCTGCTGCGGTATAAACAATTTTTGCTGCGCCGGACTTTTACGGATGAAGAAGTGCTGAGCCCTTCGTTTGTGAAACTGGTGTCGGACACTTTCAAAAACATGCGCCCGTTTTTTGATTATATGAGTGAGGTGTTAACTACCGATATGAATGGTATTGCGCTGTAA
- a CDS encoding SusD/RagB family nutrient-binding outer membrane lipoprotein: MKKHILHYIKHSFAAAGLLAVSSCDLQKTNVNPNSSSDVSISAVLTGAEVSQAFSLGVDDGIISSIYIQQLSGANGDAASFDNYTTAPGYFNSTWGNLYVSVLDELKVVQQTATAQTLPYYRGIARILTSYGYGTLTDLFGDVPYTQSLYGNNVTNPSYDTQESIYTALQLQLDSAILDLSQPQSANLGAVPASDDVIFSGNIAKWIATAYTLKARYALHLSKADAAGAAQKVLSYLYNGTTWRGIASNASDAQLVFGSSATNANPYYQQNTYRPGWIGLGASFVNLLNGNKATDANTTPEGTYVDPRRAYYATAYPTGSGKYQGSTAGVPGAYSVIGSYYGSPTSPVVFTSYAEAKFLEAEARIILNPADPAAQTALQEAVKASFSKVISNSSDPYATAQKQAAYITAKATLTGNYAADLETIITQKYLALFLQPEVWADYRRTGFPAIPLAQNATSAANPAGAIPRRIPYPQNEQSLNKNTPSGSGYQTPRLWWDK, translated from the coding sequence ATGAAAAAGCATATTCTTCATTATATCAAACACAGCTTTGCAGCTGCCGGATTACTGGCTGTAAGCTCGTGCGATTTACAGAAAACCAATGTTAACCCTAATTCGTCCAGCGATGTAAGCATCAGTGCCGTATTAACCGGCGCAGAAGTATCGCAGGCATTTAGCCTGGGCGTGGATGATGGCATTATTTCCAGCATTTACATTCAGCAGCTATCAGGCGCGAATGGCGATGCCGCATCGTTTGATAACTACACTACTGCACCCGGCTATTTCAATTCCACCTGGGGCAACCTGTATGTAAGCGTATTAGACGAATTAAAAGTAGTGCAGCAAACAGCCACTGCACAAACACTGCCTTATTACCGTGGCATTGCACGCATATTAACCAGTTATGGCTATGGCACCTTAACCGATTTATTTGGCGATGTGCCTTATACCCAATCCTTATACGGCAATAATGTTACTAACCCTTCCTACGATACCCAGGAAAGCATTTACACCGCATTGCAGCTGCAGCTGGATTCAGCGATACTGGATCTGTCTCAGCCGCAATCGGCTAACCTGGGTGCCGTGCCGGCATCAGACGATGTAATATTCAGTGGCAACATAGCTAAATGGATAGCCACCGCTTATACCTTAAAAGCACGATATGCCCTGCATCTGAGCAAAGCAGATGCTGCCGGCGCCGCACAAAAAGTATTATCTTATTTGTACAACGGCACCACCTGGCGGGGCATTGCCAGCAACGCCAGCGATGCGCAACTAGTGTTCGGCTCTTCAGCCACCAATGCCAACCCCTACTATCAGCAAAACACATATCGCCCCGGCTGGATTGGGCTGGGGGCTTCTTTCGTAAACCTGCTCAATGGCAATAAGGCTACCGATGCCAACACTACGCCCGAAGGCACGTATGTTGATCCGCGCCGCGCTTATTATGCCACCGCTTACCCCACCGGTAGTGGCAAATACCAGGGCAGTACCGCCGGTGTACCAGGTGCCTATTCCGTAATAGGCAGCTATTACGGCAGCCCCACCTCGCCTGTAGTGTTCACCAGCTACGCCGAAGCAAAGTTTCTGGAAGCAGAAGCCCGGATCATCCTCAACCCGGCCGATCCGGCAGCACAAACCGCTTTACAGGAAGCCGTAAAAGCTTCTTTCAGTAAGGTTATCAGCAATAGCAGCGATCCCTATGCCACGGCTCAGAAACAAGCCGCTTATATCACTGCCAAAGCCACGCTTACCGGTAACTACGCTGCCGATCTCGAAACTATTATCACCCAAAAATACCTTGCCTTGTTCCTGCAGCCTGAGGTATGGGCCGATTACCGACGTACTGGTTTCCCGGCCATACCGTTGGCTCAGAATGCCACCAGCGCCGCTAATCCGGCTGGTGCTATTCCGCGCCGCATTCCTTACCCGCAGAACGAGCAATCATTAAACAAAAACACTCCCTCCGGTTCGGGTTATCAAACACCCCGGTTATGGTGGGATAAATAA